One genomic region from Podarcis raffonei isolate rPodRaf1 chromosome Z, rPodRaf1.pri, whole genome shotgun sequence encodes:
- the IDS gene encoding iduronate 2-sulfatase isoform X2, protein MGMEWRARVAAAFCLLCAAGSVRAGRPPSDGMNVLFIVADDLRPALGSYGDPVVRSPNIDQLASRSVVFQNAFAQQAVCAPSRVSFLTGRRPDTTRLYDFNSYWRAHAGNYSTLPQYFQENGYITLSVGKVFHPGVSSNHNDDYPYSWTTPAFHPSSEKYENTKVCKGKDGELHANLICPVDVSEMPEGTLPDIQSTEEAIRLLNIVKESKSKFFLAVGYHKPHIPFRYPQEFLKLYPWENITLAPDPDVPKGLPSVAYNPWMDIRHREDVAALNISFPYGPIPEDFQRQIRQSYFASVSYVDTLVGRLLSALDDMELSHNTIVVFTADHGWSLGEHGEWAKYSNFDVATRVPLMFYVPGMTVPTSHLGERIFPFINPFTQVSSPVAQGKSGEIVELVSLFPTLAELAGLKIPPVCPQPSFLVPLCAEGQSLLRYFPSIHGGQGNNSKGAKGSDPPVAFSQYPRPGDTPDWNSDLPLLKDIKVMGYSIRTADYRCTLWLGFNPSNFTVNLNDVHGGELYFTASDPSQDHNKYRSDMHGSLAKKLCNVWEHRIWGSRPLL, encoded by the exons ATGGGGATGGAGTGGCGGGCGCGCGTCGCTGCTGCCTTCTGCCTCCTTTGCGCTGCTGGATCCGTCCGGGCAGGAAGACCACCGTCAG ATGGCATGAACGTCCTTTTCATCGTTGCTGACGATCTGCGGCCTGCATTGGGCTCTTACGGCGACCCAGTAGTGAGATCTCCAAACATTGATCAGTTGGCTTCGCGCAGCGTTGTGTTCCAAAATGCTTTTGCACAA CAAGCTGTCTGTGCCCCAAGCAGAGTGTCATTCCTCACTGGCCGGAGACCTGACACCACCAGGCTCTATGATTTTAATTCCTACTGGAGAGCGCATGCAGGAAATTATTCCACGTTGCCGCAGTACTTCCAGGAAAACGGCTACATCACCCTCTCCGTAGGGAAAGTGTTTCACCCAG GGGTTTCATCAAACCATAACGATGACTATCCGTACAGTTGGACCACCCCTGCTTTTCATCCCTCATCCGAAAAATACGAAAACACAAAG gttTGCAAAGGGAAAGATGGAGAACTTCACGCCAACCTTATCTGCCCAGTGGATGTTTCAGAGATGCCCGAGGGGACCTTGCCAGATATCCAGAGCACCGAGGAAGCAATTCGTTTATTGAACATTGTGAAGGAGAGTAAGAGCAAGTTCTTCCTGGCTGTTGGGTATCACAAACCCCACATTCCATTCAGGTACCCCCAG gaatttctcaaattATACCCCTGGGAAAACATCACACTGGCCCCTGATCCTGATGTTCCTAAAGGGCTCCCTTCTGTGGCCTACAATCCCTGGATGGACATCAGGCATAGGGAGGATGTTGCAGCACTGAACATCAGCTTCCCTTATGGGCCAATTCCAGAAGACTTTCAG CGGCAGATTCGTCAGAGCTACTTTGCATCTGTCTCTTATGTGGATACGCTGGTTGGGAGGTTGCTAAGTGCCCTAGATGACATGGAACTGTCCCACAACACAATCGTAGTGTTTACCGCAGACCATG GCTGGTCACTGGGCGAACATGGCGAATGGGCGAAATACAGCAACTTCGATGTCGCGACCCGGGTGCCACTAATGTTCTATGTTCCAGGAATGACAGTCCCCACCTCTCACCTGGGAGAGAGGATTTTTCCTTTCATCAATCCCTTCACACAGGTTTCAAGCCCCGTTGCACAAG GCAAATCCGGAGAAATTGTTGAGCTGGTGTCCCTCTTCCCGACGCTCGCTGAGCTCGCTGGATTAAAAATCCCCCCTGTATGTCCCCAGCCTTCATTTCTCGTCCCCCTGTGTGCTGAGGGGCAAAGCTTGCTGCGTTATTTCCCATCTATCCATGGAGGccaaggaaacaacagcaaaggaGCAAAGGGTTCAGATCCTCCAGTTGCCTTCAGCCAGTATCCCCGCCCAGGAGACACTCCGGATTGGAATTCTGATCTGCCTCTGCTTAAGGACATAAAAGTGATGGGTTATTCTATACGTACTGCTGACTACAGGTGTACGCTGTGGCTTGGGTTCAACCCCAGCAACTTCACAGTCAATCTGAACGACGTCCACGGAGGGGAGCTGTATTTCACAGCGAGTGATCCCAGTCAAGACCATAACAAGTACAGAAGCGACATGCACGGCTCCTTGGCCAAAAAGCTTTGCAACGTCTGGGAGCACAGAATTTGGGGTTCACGTCCTCTTCTGTAA
- the IDS gene encoding iduronate 2-sulfatase isoform X1, which translates to MIRGVPRLSGKAQKQDLPLADRWGAGNSGRVRVWELGMLAVPLHSPPRKKKPQNLAAPADGMNVLFIVADDLRPALGSYGDPVVRSPNIDQLASRSVVFQNAFAQQAVCAPSRVSFLTGRRPDTTRLYDFNSYWRAHAGNYSTLPQYFQENGYITLSVGKVFHPGVSSNHNDDYPYSWTTPAFHPSSEKYENTKVCKGKDGELHANLICPVDVSEMPEGTLPDIQSTEEAIRLLNIVKESKSKFFLAVGYHKPHIPFRYPQEFLKLYPWENITLAPDPDVPKGLPSVAYNPWMDIRHREDVAALNISFPYGPIPEDFQRQIRQSYFASVSYVDTLVGRLLSALDDMELSHNTIVVFTADHGWSLGEHGEWAKYSNFDVATRVPLMFYVPGMTVPTSHLGERIFPFINPFTQVSSPVAQGKSGEIVELVSLFPTLAELAGLKIPPVCPQPSFLVPLCAEGQSLLRYFPSIHGGQGNNSKGAKGSDPPVAFSQYPRPGDTPDWNSDLPLLKDIKVMGYSIRTADYRCTLWLGFNPSNFTVNLNDVHGGELYFTASDPSQDHNKYRSDMHGSLAKKLCNVWEHRIWGSRPLL; encoded by the exons ATGATCCGAGGCGTCCCGCGGCTGTCGGggaaagcccagaagcaggacctgccGCTTGCAGATAGATGGGGAGCGGGGAATTCGGGACGGGTACGAGTTTGGGAGCTTGGGATGCTAGCAGTGCCTCTCCACTCCCCACCCCGCAAAAAGAAACCCCAAAACCTGGCTGCCCCTGCGG ATGGCATGAACGTCCTTTTCATCGTTGCTGACGATCTGCGGCCTGCATTGGGCTCTTACGGCGACCCAGTAGTGAGATCTCCAAACATTGATCAGTTGGCTTCGCGCAGCGTTGTGTTCCAAAATGCTTTTGCACAA CAAGCTGTCTGTGCCCCAAGCAGAGTGTCATTCCTCACTGGCCGGAGACCTGACACCACCAGGCTCTATGATTTTAATTCCTACTGGAGAGCGCATGCAGGAAATTATTCCACGTTGCCGCAGTACTTCCAGGAAAACGGCTACATCACCCTCTCCGTAGGGAAAGTGTTTCACCCAG GGGTTTCATCAAACCATAACGATGACTATCCGTACAGTTGGACCACCCCTGCTTTTCATCCCTCATCCGAAAAATACGAAAACACAAAG gttTGCAAAGGGAAAGATGGAGAACTTCACGCCAACCTTATCTGCCCAGTGGATGTTTCAGAGATGCCCGAGGGGACCTTGCCAGATATCCAGAGCACCGAGGAAGCAATTCGTTTATTGAACATTGTGAAGGAGAGTAAGAGCAAGTTCTTCCTGGCTGTTGGGTATCACAAACCCCACATTCCATTCAGGTACCCCCAG gaatttctcaaattATACCCCTGGGAAAACATCACACTGGCCCCTGATCCTGATGTTCCTAAAGGGCTCCCTTCTGTGGCCTACAATCCCTGGATGGACATCAGGCATAGGGAGGATGTTGCAGCACTGAACATCAGCTTCCCTTATGGGCCAATTCCAGAAGACTTTCAG CGGCAGATTCGTCAGAGCTACTTTGCATCTGTCTCTTATGTGGATACGCTGGTTGGGAGGTTGCTAAGTGCCCTAGATGACATGGAACTGTCCCACAACACAATCGTAGTGTTTACCGCAGACCATG GCTGGTCACTGGGCGAACATGGCGAATGGGCGAAATACAGCAACTTCGATGTCGCGACCCGGGTGCCACTAATGTTCTATGTTCCAGGAATGACAGTCCCCACCTCTCACCTGGGAGAGAGGATTTTTCCTTTCATCAATCCCTTCACACAGGTTTCAAGCCCCGTTGCACAAG GCAAATCCGGAGAAATTGTTGAGCTGGTGTCCCTCTTCCCGACGCTCGCTGAGCTCGCTGGATTAAAAATCCCCCCTGTATGTCCCCAGCCTTCATTTCTCGTCCCCCTGTGTGCTGAGGGGCAAAGCTTGCTGCGTTATTTCCCATCTATCCATGGAGGccaaggaaacaacagcaaaggaGCAAAGGGTTCAGATCCTCCAGTTGCCTTCAGCCAGTATCCCCGCCCAGGAGACACTCCGGATTGGAATTCTGATCTGCCTCTGCTTAAGGACATAAAAGTGATGGGTTATTCTATACGTACTGCTGACTACAGGTGTACGCTGTGGCTTGGGTTCAACCCCAGCAACTTCACAGTCAATCTGAACGACGTCCACGGAGGGGAGCTGTATTTCACAGCGAGTGATCCCAGTCAAGACCATAACAAGTACAGAAGCGACATGCACGGCTCCTTGGCCAAAAAGCTTTGCAACGTCTGGGAGCACAGAATTTGGGGTTCACGTCCTCTTCTGTAA